The window tcagcttctcttttcttcttctctttccttctctcctcttcCTCCCGTACTCTCTCTCTGTCTTATCTTCAACCAGACCGGCGACCATGTCCCCTTCCCTCGCATGCCCACTCCGCCGGCGACCCTTTCCCCTCCCCTGTCACGCCCACCCCGCCGGCGACCCGCTCACTCCCCTCGTGCGCCCACCTCGTGCGACCCGCTCCCTCCCCTCAGGTCGCCACACCGCCGCGCGCCATGGGGAGCTGCCTGGGGCGCGCCAGCCATGGGTCTCCGCTCAGGTCCCGTGCTGCCGCCCGCCATGGGGAGCACCTGGGGGTTGCCGCAGGCGAGGCAGAGCATGGCGGCGACCACAGGCGAggggcggcgtggcggcggccacaggcgaggggcggcgtggcggcggcCACAGGCAAGGGGCGGCGTGGATCCGGTCACTACGGGCGTGGCTCGCCGGCTGCAGGCGATGCACGGCGTCGGCCCGGAGGAGGTGGCATCGAGGCCATGGCGGGTGCGCCAGaggacctgattgcttttttttgaaaactttcagggacctgattgcttttttagaAAATTTCCATGGACCCGATTGCTTTTTCAGACACTGGCATGTGGCCCCCACATGTAAGTTAACGGTCAAACAAACGGTCAACCAAACGGTGCGTTTAGTGGCGGGCCCGACCTGTCATAAACATGTTTAATTTTTTAACAAAGAGGATTtggggttttttgaaacagccaACCCCTGACTTGGTAGTTATCAGCGAAAAAAATAAATTCAGTAGTTTTTTGGAACCATAGCCTGTAaagtagtagttttatgctatttactcgaCGAGATTTAATGTTAGGTTCTACAAGTTGATTCAAGAGTTCAATGACGCCGACTGCAGCTCCAGAACACTAGTCTTTAGGCGCACGTGCACGAAGACTTCTCCACTGTCTTCCACGTCACCGCGAAGACGTGAAGCCGCATATGACGAACCGTGGGCTTCAAGATGGCGTCTTCAAGAAGGGGACgacaccggagcgccgccacTCTCGAGCTGTTGAACAGATGCAATGTTTTCCTTatgtgtttttctttttccttttgcgCCGAATCTAGCACCGACTCCTACCGTATCGTGCGCAATAGCCTGAAGAAAGAAAGGGCCACGTGGACTTCCCTCTTGGCATTCTGACGTCGCAGCAGATTGCATACTTATCAATTTCCTTATTAAATACATCTATCCATCTGCTAGGAGTCTTTGACTTCCAAAGTCATAAATACTGCATATCTGTGCAGTAACATGATCCAAAAactttcaaaattttcaaaaacaaatgaaaaaatcatgaaacttgtaAACCATGTTATTTTATAAAATtgttgatttttttaaaaaatgatcaacaaatatttaaaaaaatcacatttttttttgaaaaatggtcacaaaacattttttaaaaagttCACGTTTTATACtatctccattccaaaatatatgAATTTAGCCTACCAAAATGTCATTCTAAAGCTAGTATATTTTGGGACCGGGGAATATATTTTAGAACGGAGGTAGTACTCCTTGATTACCAAAAGATGCCCCACAGTTTGGTAATTTACTACTCTCGAGCTGTTGAACAGTGCAATCTTTTTGTTATGTGTGTTTTTCTTTTTGCGCCGAATCTAGCACGGACTCCTACCGTATCGTGCGCAATAGCCTGAAGAAAGAAAGGGTCACGTGGACTTCCCTCTTCTTGCATTCTGACGTCGCAGCAGATTGCATACTTATCAATTTTCTTATTAAATACACCTATCCATCTGGTACGTTTACAAGCTTCTATCTACTAGTACAAGTCTTTGACTTCCAAAGCCAGCCTATAAATACTGCATATCCTCTCTGACATAAAAGTTCTTGCTCCATAGCAAACCAAGTGGAGAAAGGAAAGGAAGCATACTCGAAACTTCGCCCAACACCACCCACCGATCATGAGTGCAAGAAATGCTATCATATGCTTTGTGTTGATTCTTGTATTGTTCCCGGATCATGGCTCCGCAGGTTTGTGCTCCTCGCTCCGTCTCAGTGACAACCGACTACAGGTTCTTCATCATGGATATTCATATTCATACATGCGTGTTAATTCATTTCAGGATGCTGGGTGAATATCAATGGCGGCCCACTCTGCATAGGCTTTCTGTGCAAGGCGACTTGCTTGATTGCGGAGAAGATGTTTAATTGCGTTCTCAAGGAGCACAGGTGCGAGGGGACACCGCTCAATAGCGAATGCATGTGCTATCTCTGCGACAAATAGTCGGTTAACATGGGAGCTGAAGATAGCCTCATGATTACAAAGTGTCAAACAATGGGAATGAATAATTTCTAATAGAAACCAGTATCCTCAAATCCGATGCAGTTTCCTGCATTCTCAAATGCCGTGTCATCAATATTCATGCATACTCCAAGATTTCGCTGCAAAACAACAACAGGCATGTGGATGGCATGCCAATCATGTGCTATGTACTTTCATGGACGAAAAAGCTGCTTTCTTCCTGACCGCACTTGAGCTAGTTTCACGGAGATCATATTTTTCCCTGTCAAGAGTTATAGGTAGTCGACAACAGAATTAACAGGAAGTTTGATGACTGTCCTCTATCAGAACTTGTCCAGGAATAGGATGGGCATGACTGGTAAGAAAAATTACGGTACATGAGGAGGACGGACACCTAGCCGCAGTGTGCGATTATCTCTGTTAGAGCATCTTCAATAGATGATGTAGATGTATAAATACCTACTTTTTACATCACTTGGAGCATCCCCAACGGACGCGCCAAAAGACGCGCGCGCGGCAAGTTTTCACGCGCTCCAGCGGAGGCGGGAAACTACCGCACGCGGGAAGCGATTGCGCGCGCGCGGAAAATAGCGGCAGAACGCGCGGTAGATTTGACGCGCCGCTTCGCGCGCGCCTATAAAATGCGGCGCTCGCAACGCGCTCCACCACACTGCCACGCGCCCATCCCCTCGCCACCTCGCCGCTTCCACCTCTTTCTCGCCGCTTCCAGCGCCCCGCCACCACCgtgccaccatgccgccgcgccgccgggGATCTTCAGGCTACCGCGGCGTCCGCACGCGCCCCAACGGCCGGtactccgccgagatccggtccGGCGACGTCCGGCTCGGCCTCGGCATGTTTCGGACCGCGCACGAGGcggcccgcgcgtacgacgcggcggcgtggcgcctagAGAGGCCTCCGTCCCAGATGAACTTTCGGGACGTCCACACGCGCGAACAGGCGCAGGCCGTCGCCCCTCCGCCTCGTCTGATCACGGACCAGGACCGTGCGGACCACATTCgcctgcagcgccgcctcctcgtcgccgAGGAAGACGAGCGAGCCATGGCGGAGTGGCGCCGGCGCCACCCGGAGGACGTCGCCAACGAGCGCGCCTACTGGGCGGAGAGGACGGCAAGGCGCCGCACGGAGCGGGCGGACCGGCGTCGGCGGAAGGCTTTAGCGATATCGCAGTGCGATATCGTTGAAGCAGGTGGGAGGTCGATCTTCATGTCAGACGACGAACGTTGGGAGGATATATGGATCGATACCTCGGACAGCACCTCCGAGGATGAGGACTCGGAGTAGTTCTGCATCGTACTTTTATCTAGTTGCACCGTAGTTTAATTTTATGTAGTTGCACCGTAGTTCggttttatctatctatgctatgaACTTATTTATCTATTATGCTATGAACTATGTAAAATATCTTTGTACCATTTTTTTATCTATGTGAAATTTATTTTGTGTCCAAAATGCAACAAATATGGACATGTGCGGGGCCCAACAAATATGGGCTGCTCGCGCGCGCTGCATTTTAGCGCGCAGCTAAAGCTGCGCGCGCTGTATTTTAGCGCGGTTGCTGGAGCCAGCGCTGTGCGCCGCGCCAAACCTGACGATGGGCACGCCACAAACTACTTTTTAGCGCACCGCGCGTTCCGCAGCTGTTGGAGATGCTTTTAGATCTAATAACACCCCTCCAACAGATGATGTAGTTGTAGATTTTTTTTCTCAGAATTTACTATAGATGTATTTTGCATCACTTGGTGATGCAAATATACACCACCAACCGCGCGGTGATGTAAAATGGCCACCCACTGCGCGAACTGCCTTTGGACCCTCACCCCCCAACGCCGCCTGCCCACCGTACCCCGCCGCCGGCAGATCCGGCCTtcccaccaccgccgccgccggatccgtAGCTTTCCCGCCGCCGCACGTCTCGAAATCGCCATATTTGAAGCCACCGCCACCCGATTCAGAACTTCTCCGATGCCGTCGTTGCCCCGCCGCCACCCGATTTGCAGCTTCTCCGCCCTGCCACCGCCGATTCGAAGCTTCTCCGCCCCGTCGCCTCCCGATTCGAAGCTTCTCCGCCCCGCCGCTACCGATTCAAATccgcacccgcgccgccgccatgCCGCCGAAGAGGGTCTCGAAGAGCAGGACCGGCTACTTCGGGGTGCGGGAGAAGCCGTCTGGGAACTTCGGTGCCGAGTTCCTGCGTGACGGCTATCGCTACTGGCTCGACACCTTCAAGTACCTAGAGGTGGCTGCACGTGCGTACGACGTCGCCGCTTGGTGTTTCGGCCGGTCAAGGCACGAGATGAACTTCCCGGAGATCGAAACCTGGGAGGATGTGGAGTTCATCGGATCGAAGAATCTTAAGATACGACAGACAGACggacggggaggaggaggaggaggaggagtagaAGACGGCAAGGATCACCATTGTTCCCGGCGAAAGTGACAAAGCAGCGCTGTCGAGGTTTGTGCGGGAGCATCCGGAGTACTTCCAGGCCAAGCAGGATTTCCATTGGAAGCGTGACGCCGAGCAGAAGAAGAATAAGGCGGTGAAGAAGGAGGACAAGGCCGGCCCCTCGACAGTGATCCCCATCGAGTCTGACTCGTCAGGCTGGGATGACTCTGAGGAGGAGTTCGAGACGCTCGATGACTCCGACGACTCCATCAAAGAGGAGTTCTGGGAGCGGCTAGAAAACGATATTACTGTTTTATGTTTTATGTAGTTCAAGTAGACTCGGAGGAGTAGTAGTTTGGTGTGATGTAGTAGTTTGAACtatgttttttgtttgttttatgAACTATGTTTGCTTCAAATGAACTTGATATGTTTGAATTTATGTTTGAAATGATGTAGTAGTTCAACTTGTTTTACATCATCTATGGTACAATATGAGGTCGTTTATCATATCGATGGTACGCCATTGGTACGCCATCCAGACCCCCATCACCAAGTTTTGTGACGCGGTTGGTCGGCTGGAGGCAAGGTGGCCATTGCGCGCGACAGAGGAGGAGATAGTAAGTTTTGCTTCTTCTTGCTCAACTTGTTGGTCGAATCATTCACTAAATGTTGCTCTACACATTAGGTAGCCCGCATGCGCTATTGTGATGTACCATAGCACAGAGGGACGGCCATTTACGCACACACACTGTTGGATGAAGCTGAAGGAGCAGTATGTGCGAGACAATATGATCCGTTTATGAAAAACTTGTTGAACATCCGGTTAATCTCGTTGAATTTGAATTATTATTTTACTAGACTTATTTGCATGCTATGTATGATTTGTGCTATTTTCTATCCGAACTTTGATGAAATCCGCCGTGTTTACATGAATTTTGGCCGGTTAATTGAAACATTGTTTAAAATGTAAGTGGACATATGCAACTAGCATTGGATGGCCGGCTCCCGCATCCGTGTCCGCGGATGGATGCCGGAGCAGATTTGCGGGTCAGCATTCGAGATGCACTTATACTTTTTTTAGCCTAAGATTTCCctttttttttttaatttttgagCGTAAGATGCCCTTATACTTCTTCTTCACAGATGGAAAGTGGGCCTTGATAGGGTTTCGGACATTTGGGCCTGTTCCACTTTTCTTtgtctcaaaaaaagaaaaaaattccccccttttctttgcctaaaaaaaaaagaaatccccCTTTTCTTCCGCCGCTCCACTCCACAGAAATCGTCCCCACCGCGGCGCTTCCGGCGACGGCCATGGACACCCGGGTGCCGCCCGTTCCCATGGATCCCGCGGCCGCGGCGAAGTCCCGGCGCGACCGCCATGACCCGGAAGAGATGGAGGGCCTCTTCTCCCGCATGCTCTCCCGGACCCGCAACGTCCTCCCAGACCCGCCCGTCTCCGTCGACGGCCGCCTCTTCGCTCTCCTCCCCCACGACTCCGTCGACAGCATCAGCCGCCTCCCCGACGTGCTCCTCGGCAACATCGTCTCCCGCCTCCCAGTCAAGGAGGCCGCGCGCACCGCCGTGCTCTCCCGGCGCTGGCGCGGGGTCTGGCGCTCCACCCCGCTCGTCCTCGTCGACTCTCACATCCTCCCGGAAGACGCAGGCACCGCGGTCGCGCGCGCCGACGCGCGGCGCATCACCTCCGCCGTCTCCCGCATCCTCGCCGCGCACCCGGGTCCCTTCCGCTGCGTCCACCTCACCAGCTGCTACATGGAAGAGTTCAATGGCCTGCTCAGGCGCTGGCTCCAGATCCTCGCCGACAAGGGCATCGAGGAACTCATCCTCGTCAACCGCCCAATGCCGCTCGGCTGCCTTCTCCACTCCACGTTCTTTCTCCCCTCCACGTTCTTAGGCATGACCACCCTCACCTGCCTCTACCTCGGCCTCTGGAAATTCCCCGACACGGCCAGCGTCAAGCGCGCCACCTTTTTCCCTAACCTCCGTGAGCTCGGGCTCTGCACCGTCCTCATGGAGAGCAAGGATTTGGACTTCATCCTCGACAGGAGCCCCGTGCTTGAGACGCTCTGTGTGGAAAGCAATATTTTCAAGCTTGGCCTTCGCCTTGTCAGCCAAAGCATCCGGTGCGTGAAGATCATCCTGTCCTTCTTTGAGGAAATCGCTGTGGTGGACACCCCATGCCTGGAGCGACTCATCCTTTCAGGTGGTTGGACCAAAGACGGGGTCTGCACCAAGGTGAAGATCGGCCATGCCCCCAAGTTGCACTCTTTGGGATATTTGGATTCAGAAAATCATGTCCTAGAGTTCGGCAACACTGTCATCAAGGTGCCTCGTCTTCTCCATTTGTTCTGCTGTACATCATACCTAAATGATGAATGCATATGTGTGATCTTTCTTCTCTTGATTAAGTGCATTGTGATTGCAATTGCAGGCTGGGACAAAGGTGAGCCCAAGCACCATGGTGCCAAGTGTGAGGATCCTGGCTTTGGATGTGCGTTGTGGAGTCCGCAGTTATGCCAAGATGATCCCGACTGTCCTCAGATGCTTTCCAAATGTTGAGACGCTCCACATCATGGTGAAGCCCCTGGTGCTTCTTTTGGCATTCATTTGCACCATCCTGTACTATATGCATATTATTGTcaattgctgctgctgctgtatgatccATTAGCAGCTGATGAATTTCATGTGCACTAATTTAATTAATTTTACAGTCTGGAGAAACTGGTCAACCCTCTGGCAAGCACAACCTTGAGTTCTGGAATGAGTCTGGTACCATAAAATGCATCTGCTCGTGCATCAAGCTGCTGGTTTTCCATGATTTCCGAGGGGATCGAAGTGAGCTTGCTTTCCTCAAGTTTTTCTTTAAGAGTGTGTTGGTGCTGGAGGAGGCGTTGATAGTGATGGCAAATGGAAGTTTCACTTCGATGGAGGATATGCTTTCCAAAGTGAAGCCTCTGGGATCCATGAAACGGGCCAGTTCAGACTCCACAATCACGATTAATCCCCAAGGAGGTAGCATTTGGAACTTCAAGAAAGCATCCGACTTTTCTCTTTGCGACCCTTTCGCGAACGACTGAAGTCAAAGGTGCCTGTTTATTTCATGGTCACTAGCTCTGGAAATTGTTGTGTTCTGGGTCATAGCATGGACATGCACTGTTTTCAGCTTTTCGATGATCCGCCTGACTCTTGTTTCTGCAAACATGATTAGCTTAAGTGTTGAAGTTAGTGCTACCGTCTTCAATGATGCAAATGACTTATCATTCTGTGGTAATTGCAGAGCACCTATTCTACTCATGTTAATTGTGATTTCATTAGCTAGGTTTGAGCTCCTGAGTATGGCGTTACATTGCACAATTGCTGCCATACGTATGAGGCTTGATGCGGGGGAGAATTAGTGATATCCGAGCTAATTCATCTTTTGCTTACTGTCTTGACAATTTACTCTAGGCAGAAGATTTTGATGCTCTCAGAGTGTGCCATTTTTGGTTCTGATTGATTTGCATAGATGTGCCAAGTCAATTATTATTGCAGCTCCCGGTTTTCAACGCAATTTTTTTTAATTATTGCAGCTATTTATGCCTATCTGGTTCTTCAGTTGTGTTATTTGAATCCTTATTTGCAAGCTAATTTGGTTACTTTTGCAACGTGTTAAGGTAATAATGGTAACTTGAACAACGTGGGCATGGCTAAGGCCAGGTGGCCAAACTATGTTCAGAGCTAGTTTGGTAGTAGAGTTTCTTTTCTTCTGCAGTGAGATCCTTATGAAGAATAACTTTCAGAGGATAGTATGGGGTGGTAAACAGAAGTGAGCAACTCGTGGTTCATTTTATCTAATCATTCTGTCATTTCAGTAAATTGGTGCAAAACTTAACAATTTTCTCTGTAGCACTTTATGCTCACGCATTATCTGAAAATGTTAGAATCCAATTGTTTTTGCTGCCATAGTCCCTTATGGTATATGATATCCTGGTTGTTTTACAAGCCACCAGAGTCATTTTCTGCTAGTTAGTGCAAAACAGACAATATAAATTGGTAATGCAAATGTTTTTCTTTTTGCTCAGAACTATTGCTTAGGACACAATATTATGTTAGAGTGTCTGACAGATTAATAAGTGTTGATATGTTTCCCACATTAGATGTTGATTCAACTACTAGAGGGAAAGTAGCAACTGTCCTCTCTGTCCAGGGGTCACTGTACTAGTTGTGTTTTAAACATCAGTATTTGTATGCTCTACTAAGCTATGTGATTCTCTTGCGTATTCAGTACCTAAGAGTTCTATATTCagtatattttttattttttcagtaTTTTGCCATCTTTTTATGGTATTTTGTAATGCAGAAATTCATTTATCttttttcatgatgatttcttTCTCGCGTCTGATGTTTTTGCCTAGAAGATGTTTACTCAAGTTTTGTGTCGACCAGTTATGGATGGATCGCAAACATCATGAACCTTGAATCCTTGATACTCGCCCATGCGTACCTTCTAAAACCTAGCAAGATGTTGCTTTGTATAAGATGCTTGATTTCTACCTTTCCCGTGTCATTATCCTTGGTCTTTCTTTCTCTGTTGTCCAGTCTTAATTGCCATATCATTCATCATTTCCTTGTTATCATTTATAGTTCAGTTTGCCCAGCATCATCCTTCACTGGGAACTACAAAAGCAACATCCAACTTCAACCTGGCGGCCTCTTGTCCTTCACCATTTCTCAGTTATCATCTACTCAACAACATTGTCATTCATCAACAAGAACAACAAAGGcttttagtcccaaacaagttggggtaggctaaaGTTGAAACCCATAAAGATATCGAAACCTAGTCATGGTTTTGGCACATGGATCTCAAATGCCTTGTCATTCATCATCGGTCcttttcttttctctcttttttgctTAGTATAATTTCTTCAGAAGATAGTTCCTTACTCTCCCTAGTGTTTCCTCCATCTTTACGTTTTTTAAGGTCCAAGCAAGCGACTATGTGTTCGTCTCTTTCTAAGTTATCTGTACATTGGCATTAGGCAATAGTCTCAGTTTCTCTATCCCACTCACTTTTCTTTCTCAACATCCGTGGCTACATATATTTCTTCTGTCATTTCTTAGCCTTGTTTTTCTCCATCTCTGTTTATTGTCTTATTTATCTGTACCTTCAAGTGAAATGATAACAACTAGACCGCAAGTGCTAACCAAATAATTATTTCATATTCATATATTTATACCATAGTCAACCAACTAAGTATATAACAATTGGATTAAATTTCTTTCTCTGTATGACAATACTTCTTTGAACAATAGTTCTTCAGTCCCTTGGTTATCTGTCTTAAATTCTTAATTAAGCTGGAAGGCTGACTTGATTATAAGTTATCTAGTTATTTAAATAGTATTTTTGAGAGCTATAGCGAGCAGTTTGTTTTCTAGGACCATGTCAAGCAGTTCTCAGTCATATAAATAGTATTTTCAGAGCTACATTTGAGCAGTTAGGTTTTTAGGACCATACCAAGCAGAATTTCTTATTTCTTTCTTCAGTGTCTGTTATCTTTAGTTTCCCCTCCCCAGTTTTAAATATGTCCCTTTCTTCAATCTATATTCAGTTTCTCAGTTTCTTTCTTCAGAGTTTTCCGTCTCTCTACATCTTTCACTTCACTATAGTCTTCATTTTCTGTCTTCATTCCCGCTCGTGCAGTTATTTTGTAGCATCTTAGGATTCATTCTTCATTCGTCAGTCGTTCTTCTTCAGTTTTTCCCCTTTTGTTCTGTGTTACTTCATTGTCTGTTGCATCATCTAGCTGAGATGGTAGTGGAGATAATTTCTGTTGGCAAACCACTTAGGCGAACTCTCTGTTGCGATTCTGCAAATGCTGGCGATGCGGAAGTGAAAAAGGTTATGACTTTGAACCCATGGAACTGTCCATTCGACATTGGAAACGCGCAACGTTCTGCATGTTGTTGAGACCAAACTGCAGTTTTTATGAAGTTTTTGGTGTTTTTTCTGCCTTAGTTTTCTAACCTTCACCCCTTGTTTGGTCGATGGTTAAGTGCCGACTCTGCATTTTTCTTGAATGGATGTTGTCTAGTTTACTGCAGGGCGCATTTGCTGTTTATGCAGAATACATTTAGAAATAGTTTTCATTTTTAACAAGGATTCACTTAATTGACCATGGCGGTGGGGGCGTAGCGGGGTGAGCCAATCCGGCGACGGCGCGTGGGTGGCCGTGCCAGGCTAGAGCCGGCGAAGGCGTGATGGCTACGGTCGCGTCCGGCGACGAGGAGCGCAGGTGCGCTCGCCGGCGGCGTGAGGACGACGCAGGTGAGCCGATTCAGCAACGGGGCGTCGCGGCTGATTGTGGGGATGGAGGCTGGGGCGGCTCGGCGGGCCTTGGGTCGGTCTGCAGCAGGCCCCTTGGTGCGGTCAAAGCAATTGCAAGAGGGGCCAAATTGCAAATCTCAAATATGGCGGTTGTTTCTGCGGCATCTGATGAAAACCAGATCCGACGACTACGTACGAAGGCGGTTGACGCGCGGAGAAAAATCAGCTGGCTGACTCACGcatttaaaaaaaagaaaaaagaaaataaggAACGTAAATAATAATCCCGTAATCTCCTCGCAATCATACCGAATACATCGCTCCAGACCGTTACGATTTCGGATCGTTCTCCTCGCCATTACAGATCACCTCGAGTACGTACTACACATTATATTGCAGCCTCCCTCCTCCATGGCTCCAAGCCAGCAGACCTGCCTAGAAGCCTGCATCCATCTGCAAAGCATGAGGGGCCGCGACCTCACCGGCTCGCTGCCGGACGAGGTCCTGCAGCACGTGCTCTCCTTCCTGCCGTCGCGCGAAGCCGTCCAGACTTCCGTGCTCTCCCGGCGCTGGCGCCACCTCTGGAAATCCACCCCTTCCGTCCGCGTCAGCGGCCGGGGAGACGGCTTTCGCCTCTTCGTCAACAGCCTGCTGCGCCACCGGAACGACGCCTCGCCGCTGCGCACCTTCGAGATCGACGACCTCGTGAAAGCCCCCCAGCCGTCCACCAACTTCTTCTTCGACGACGACGTCGTCCCGGAAACCGATCCCCACCCCGACGTCGACCTGTGGATCAGGCACGCCTTGTCCACGTGCCGTGCCACCTCGCTCACGGCACTCTTCGACGAAGAGGGCTTGCTGCCATGGCGTCCCCGTCCCCCTTTCTCCTTCACGTCCAGCCACCTCACGACCATGCACCTCGAGTTCGTCGAGCTCGCCGACGGCCTCCTCGACTTCTCCCCCTGCCCGGCGCTCCTGCGGCTCAGCCTCAGCGGATGCCGCCTCGACGGCGACGCCATCGTCTCGCCCTCGCTGGAGCGCCTCAGCATAATCCGCTGCGACATTCCGATCGGCCGGAACACGGCCGGTCGGACCGCCACGATGAGGATCTCCACGCCGAACCTCCGTCATCTGGAGATATCCGATAGCTGTGACGGGGAACAGACACCTCCCTCCCTCGACAGCATGCCTTTGTTGACGACGGCGAGC is drawn from Aegilops tauschii subsp. strangulata cultivar AL8/78 chromosome 1, Aet v6.0, whole genome shotgun sequence and contains these coding sequences:
- the LOC120972721 gene encoding uncharacterized protein; protein product: MPPKRVSKSRTGYFGVREKPSGNFGAEFLRDGYRYWLDTFKYLEVAAPLSRFVREHPEYFQAKQDFHWKRDAEQKKNKAVKKEDKAGPSTVIPIESDSSGWDDSEEEFETLDDSDDSIKEEFWERLENDITVLCFM
- the LOC109760731 gene encoding uncharacterized protein, with product MPPRRRGSSGYRGVRTRPNGRYSAEIRSGDVRLGLGMFRTAHEAARAYDAAAWRLERPPSQMNFRDVHTREQAQAVAPPPRLITDQDRADHIRLQRRLLVAEEDERAMAEWRRRHPEDVANERAYWAERTARRRTERADRRRRKALAISQCDIVEAGGRSIFMSDDERWEDIWIDTSDSTSEDEDSE
- the LOC123496861 gene encoding F-box protein At5g03100-like; the encoded protein is MAPSQQTCLEACIHLQSMRGRDLTGSLPDEVLQHVLSFLPSREAVQTSVLSRRWRHLWKSTPSVRVSGRGDGFRLFVNSLLRHRNDASPLRTFEIDDLVKAPQPSTNFFFDDDVVPETDPHPDVDLWIRHALSTCRATSLTALFDEEGLLPWRPRPPFSFTSSHLTTMHLEFVELADGLLDFSPCPALLRLSLSGCRLDGDAIVSPSLERLSIIRCDIPIGRNTAGRTATMRISTPNLRHLEISDSCDGEQTPPSLDSMPLLTTASIRFTGSTRIYPTNGDASLLLHGLSEATTLELTASTPDGKAILQGDLRWCPTFTELKTLILNEWCLYDDVTALACLLRHTPALESLQLDFKSSDTLQEKIKGSCIILKELFPTLENLKAVKIRRHCSYSDTKNHEILKLFRDLGIPRCKVKYALNFEGRST
- the LOC109760733 gene encoding FBD-associated F-box protein At5g60610: MDTRVPPVPMDPAAAAKSRRDRHDPEEMEGLFSRMLSRTRNVLPDPPVSVDGRLFALLPHDSVDSISRLPDVLLGNIVSRLPVKEAARTAVLSRRWRGVWRSTPLVLVDSHILPEDAGTAVARADARRITSAVSRILAAHPGPFRCVHLTSCYMEEFNGLLRRWLQILADKGIEELILVNRPMPLGCLLHSTFFLPSTFLGMTTLTCLYLGLWKFPDTASVKRATFFPNLRELGLCTVLMESKDLDFILDRSPVLETLCVESNIFKLGLRLVSQSIRCVKIILSFFEEIAVVDTPCLERLILSGGWTKDGVCTKVKIGHAPKLHSLGYLDSENHVLEFGNTVIKAGTKVSPSTMVPSVRILALDVRCGVRSYAKMIPTVLRCFPNVETLHIMSGETGQPSGKHNLEFWNESGTIKCICSCIKLLVFHDFRGDRSELAFLKFFFKSVLVLEEALIVMANGSFTSMEDMLSKVKPLGSMKRASSDSTITINPQGGSIWNFKKASDFSLCDPFAND